Genomic window (Eremothecium sinecaudum strain ATCC 58844 chromosome VI, complete sequence):
ACGGGGATCATACAGGACCAATGCTTCATCAGGGGTTAGAAACAGTCACACCCATACAAAATCTCCTCACTGATGAGGAGACCTTCTAATGTTTTAACAACATAGTACCAACAAATTATCCATTATATTGTGTTTTGTGTGTAGATGCATTTTGCTATATACATGAAAGTTTAAACATTCTTTCCATTGAAGGGAGAAAGTAACAGACTAGTTATTAAAGATACAAGTCGCACGGATTATAAGACTAGACTTTTAAAACATGAAATGTAGCTGTAGTAAAATGAGCCTCTCAATCCAAAGGCAAAGAAATTCAATTCTAGTTACCgtttattttattttagTTTTTGCGATCAAGGTATTTCTCGAAAGTATCACTTTTTTCAGGGAACGGTCTGGGCCCCAGCAGTTCAACGATATCGTTTCTGGTCAGAACCTCCTTTTCTAGAAGACGTTTTGCTAGCTTATCGACTTTATCCAGGTTATTGGTTAGTAACTCTTTACAGACGGCGTGAGCCTCGTCAACAAGTCTTTTAACTTCTAAGTCAATCCGCCTAGCTGTTTTCTCACTGAATGGTTTATTGAATTGCACACTTGTGTCCGATTGTTCATAACTTATATATCCGATATCCTTGGACATACCTAGCGAAGTTACCATTGTCTGTGCCATGGCAGTAACCTTCTTGAAGTCATCTTGGGCACCACTTGTAACATAGGGGAAGTGAAGTTCTTCAGAAACTCTTCCACCAAGAGCCATAATCATTTTATGCCTCAATTGTTCTGAAGAAATCAAATACTGATCAGGAGGTAAATACTGTGCATACCCCAAAGCACTTGAACCACGAGGTATGATGGAAACTTTCAATAAAGGATCTGCGAATTCCAAGAACCAACCACATATTGCATGCCCAGCTTCATGATACGCAACagttttcttttcttctgGGGAAAGGACTTTAGACTTCCTTTCCAAACCAGCGATAGATCTCTCGATTGCTTTTTCAAAGTGGTGAAATTCCACGTATGAATCAGAATGCCTGGCAGCTATTAGGGCTGATTCATTACATGCGTTGGCTATATCAGCACCAGAAAACCCTGGAGTCAAGGCTGCAAGCTTACCGGCAAATACATCAAGTTTCTTTGCATCGCGAAGTGAAGGTTCCAAGTTCAATTTAGCTAAATGCACCTTGTAGATAGCCTTCCTACCTTCAACATCTGGAGCGTCAAGTTGAATATGTCTATCGAACCGACCAGGACGTAACAAAGCCGAATCAAGAACATCTGGCCTATTTGTACCTGCCAACACAATAATCTGATCGCTAGAGGTAAACCCATCCATTTCAACTAAAAGTTGGTTGAGCGTTGATTCTCTTTCATCGTTTGAAGTACCCATTGCACCACCCTTGCCACGACTTTTACCAATAGCATCAATTTCGTCGACGAAGATAATAGCAGGTGCAAATGATCTGGCACTATTAAAGAGATCACGAACCCTTGAAGCACCTACACCGACGAACATCTCAACAAACTCAGACCCTGAAACACTTAAAAATGGCACGTTTGCTTCTCCCGCTGTGGCCTTTGCTAAAAGAGTCTTACCGGTACCCGGAGGGCCTGATAATATAGCTCCTCTTGGAATCCTTGCACCCAAAGCCTTGAATTTTTCAGGATTCTTGAGGAAATCAACAAACTCCATAACTTCAACCTTTGCTTCATCACATCCTGCTACATCTTTAAATTTTACTTTCACATCAGTCTCCTTATTAAATAACTTAGCACGGGATTTGCCGACATTGAAAATCCCCGAAGAGTTTGGGCCCATGCCTCCAGGCCCACCTGCCTTCCTTGCGCGCTTTGTCATGTACATTAAGGCACCTAAAATAATTAAAGTAGGCCCGAACGGGTACAGATACTGGAGCGGAGAAACTTGATCCACATAGGTCACTGGCAACCTCTCTTCCGGGGGGATTCCTAGTCTATCCTGAGTACGTTCAAGCTCCTGCTCAAACACATCAACCGAACCAATAGTAAACGCCACTGTTGGACTACGGTTTGCAAAATCCATCCCACGTGACCAGTCGTTTCTCACATTCGCCTGCGGAAGCAGCTCCGCCTGAACCATCTGCTTATTTACCACAAATAGTTGCTTAACAAGACCCTTTTCCAGATACTGCGTTTTAAATTCCTGGAGCGTCATCACCTCTTGCTCCTCGTTTCCTTGCCATAATGTGCCAAGCATATGGGTGAAAAATGTCAACCCCACTGTCAAGTATAGACTACGCGCAAATTGCGGCGACTTGAAATAGTCCGAAAAATTCTGATATTCCCCGCCATCCTTCTGGCCGTCTTTTCGATTATCTTTCTGGTTATTATCCTTAGCCTCGCCTTTGTCATCTTTACCATCTTCAGCCCTCCTTGGTGCACTCCAATGCAGCAACGCACGTTGCTGAAATGACCCCTGCCGCAGAGGCTGAATCCCGCCAAATGTAAACTCCTGTTTCCATGACCGCAATAAAGGCCGCAGGCCAATTCGCCCACTACCTAATATACGAATCATCGCAATCTTTTCCTTATACTCTTGCCGCCGTCAAGGTTGTTATTTACCTAGCTACATATTTTCACCAATAAATCTACAAGGGTGGCAAAAGTATTTCGTACAAAGAGAATCACCATACACGATTGAGAATCATAAAAAACCATGTGACCAGGATACGGAACGGTTTGTTTGTTGTACAGCAAGCCGACAGATCTCCTACGCAGGCAGATCCAAGGCTATACTCAAGGCCCGGCAACTAATTCTTATTACTACTATGCGGCAATTCATTAACAAAAGAAACAGGCGCGGAATTTGTGCAATGAAAATCTATACCTACTGTCTTAATGTAGCAACTACAAGTGATTTATTTGAGCTTTTTTTAGCCACCAGCACTTCATTCAGCTGCCGGCTATGCATTTCCATTGTTTCAAATGATATTCATCATTTCCCCAATGACTAATGGTTTCACATTTACGATTCCCTAGAAAAAAAGACGTAAACGGCTTATCCATCTCACCTCATGTAAACTGTACCATTGCTATTTTCTTATGGCCTGAAATACGTAAAAGTCATTAGTTCGTTGTTATGATACGTGCCCCTTTTCTAGGCCAGGCACGAACACATCCGTTCTTCGTAATGCTTGCAGTGCCTGGGCTCCGACAAAGGCATAAACACGGGTATTATATGAAGGTAGTCAAAAACAGTTTTTGTATGTAGGTTTCTGTGTAAGTTTTGCCCATTGAGTAGAGATATAAAAGCGACCTACAGGGGTATTTAGTCCCGTTGGGTACTACGTCTGACAAAGATATCCTCCCCGAACAAGGTAGCAGGCAAGTTTTTATCATGTTTGtataaatatatttcaCAATTGTGACGATTTACGAGCATGATCGATTCATAATAGGTGTAGCTTTGTTTTTCTAGACTACGTCCCATTGTAAGTATGTCCGTGTAGAATAGTTCAGACGGGTTTTCTAAATATACAGGAGACAGACAGTAGTAATTGGTGTAAGaggatatatatattatatgAGTACAAAAAGTGTGTAGAAATTATCGTATTGTTTGCTTATGGAAGAAAGGGATTGTTTGGATATCAGAAGGATTAGATGGATTCGAATTTTAGGTTACCTTCCATTTCACATATTCTGACCCAGATACCTGCCGCTGGGAACAGTGCTGGTACTCAACAACAGCAATTACtacagcagcagcaaccACAGCAAGATCAGCAACGCTTATTGCGGCATCCTGGTATTATACCAATACCACAGTGCATTCCCGTTCAGCACTTGCCTGCTCAGCGCACTGCTCTACAATATACGTTCAAACCAAGTTTACATTTACAGAAAGATCACACGTCTTCGCCAATTATGCATACTAAGGTATTGCCAATGTCGCCCAGCTCACCTCTTACACCTCCTCCAACAGCTGCGGCCGCGAATGGCGGCTCCTTCATCTCTTCCGACGCAGGCGGGGTTTCATCCGCTAAGGTGAAAAATGCGTCCCTGCCTGCTGCTACTGATGTGAATGCGGGTCACGATCACCACAGCAATAGGGCATCAAGCTGTAAATGCAACCAAGACCACAAGCATCAGCGCAAGGTCCATAAACAATCTCACATTCCGCGTCCGCGCAACGCATTCATTCTCTTTAGGCAGCATTGGCACCAGCAGCTCTTTCCACAGGAACGAATTAAACAATCGGAACGTGGCAATGGATCATTTAAGACTAATTCACAAGTTTCAGTCGATATTGGCCAGCGTTGGCGATCGCTCTCTGCGGAAGATAGACAACACTGGCTAGATCTCGCCAaaaaagagaaagaagagcACATGAAGAAGTACCCTAATTACAAGTACGTACCTAATAGGAGGGAGAAAAAAGGTACTAGTAGTAACGCAGCTACTACAGATAACATTTATGATGACGTTAAGAGTTCATGCGGCACGTGCCACCACAAGGAGGACGATTGTTAGATAACCACATTCATTAAACCCTTCATACATATATGTATTCTTGCATACACAATTGTTAGGTATTTATGACATAAACATTGTTACAACTGTGCCTTGATGGCCTGGGTATCCTAAATGATAAGCGCTAGTAAGTATCCGTGACGAGGTTCTGAAAAGATTCGAGATGGTTACCCGGCTTTCTTGAAATCGTCGAAACAAAATTTGCTTGAGGCTAATAAGAACTTAATCTTCAAGTTCTGTATGTACGAATAGATATAATTGATCATATTTGGCACTAGAGTCAGCATGACGGTTTTCAAGAGGTGGCTATCAAGCACAGTTAGGACACTTAATGCCAAACCGCCGGGATCTCTTCAGAAAGCGGCAAGAATGGAAATACTGGCGAAATATTATCCAAAAGACCTACTAAAATCTATAGAACTAGGTGAAAGTGCGATCCCAGAAGATACGAAGTTTGAGCCATCCAAAGGTGTAAAATTTGCTCCTCCTTATTTAGACAATTTTGCCGAATTACATCCTTATTGGGATTACAAGCCAGGCTTGCCAAATATTCACACTCACGGTCCACCGGAGTATTTCAACCTCGATGAACAACAGCAACCTCTACCTACTGAATTAGACGTTCCACGCGGTGCTTTCCTCTCAACTGAGGGGTTGTCTCAGACAACTTTGATTGCTAAAGGTATCCAAAGACAGACAGGTTTGAACGCCGATTTTATAGCAAAAAATTTGGTTATGAGACCGCTAGTGATGAAGAGGGTCTCAAACCAAACTGCAAAGGGTAAAATTCCCTCATACTACGCTCTAGTAGTCGTTGGTAACCGTGATGGTATGGTAGGACTAGGAGAGGGTAAGTCTAGGGAAGATATGTCAGAAGCAATTAAGAAAGCTCACTGGGATGCCGTCAGAAACCTAGTCCATATTCCAAGATACGAAAATAGAACAATATATGGTGATATTGATTACCGCTTCCACGGTGTGAAGCTTTTTATGAGGTCTGCAAAGCCAGGTTCTGGTTTGAGAGTAAACCACATCATCTTTGAAATATGTGAATGTGCGGGCATTAAAGACTTAAGTGCTAAGGTGTACAAGTCTAGAAACAGAATGAATGTTGCAAAGGGTACACTGGAGGCATTAGCTAATTCCCAGAAAACATTAGATGAAATTGCATTAGGACGGGGTAAGAAGCTGGTGGATGTTAGAAAGGTCTATTATTCTACTGAATGAATGCATTGAACTAAGTTGTTCTTTACCTTCCTAGTAATATATTATTCACATCAAAGTTATTGTATATAGTGTATACAAACGTAATCCTGTAGTTATAAGTTTATCTCTTAATGAGCGTCTTCGCTTTGTTAGAAAGCGCGATTCTTTAGAGCACACTTTTGAAAAAATGCACTTCACCGTCAACACTAAAACATTCCTGGCGTAAACTACATATAAACTAAAATGTTTGGTTTAGCAAAGCATCCCATTCGCCTGGCGAGCAACGCTCATCTAGTAAACTTTAATGTTTGCAAGAATCTTGTGGGTGCTAGGGGTGGAACAGTACGTACTGTCAAGACGTCTACTGTAGATTGGAAGCCGATTCGTACTACAAGGACACCCAAAGACAAAGAAAAAGAGAACTACAAATGGACTAGACGAACCTTTCTGGGATTAATGATTGCTATGCCTGTTGTATCGTTCTATCTCGGGTCCTGGCAACTGCGCCGTCTAAAGTGGAAAACTGAATTAATCGCTACGTGCGAGGATCGATTGGCGGCAGAACCAATACCAATGCCAAAACATTTCAGTCCCGAGATGTGTGAACTCCTTGAGTATGCGAAAGTCAAAGTAAAAGGTAAATTTTTGCACGATGAAGAGATATTTGTTGGTCCTAAGCTAAGAAATGGAACAAAGGGATACACTCTCTTTACCCCTTTCATTCGGAAAGACACAGGCGAAAAGATCCTCATTGAAAGAGGTTGGATAAGCGAGGAAAATGTATTACCAACAAACAGAAAACTCCGGCATTTGTCTCTTCCGGAAGGAGAAAACGTCGAGCTGACGTGTGTAATTAGAGTCCCCAAGGCTCGCGGTACTTTTCAATGGGATAAGAAAGACAGTGAAAGTCGTGTTTGGCAAATTCCTGATATGCCCGACATTTTTGCCTCTACCGGCACTCTCCCAGTACATCTGCAAGCACTATATGACTTACATGATCATAGGTGGGATGAAACAAAGAGCACAGTTACCGATCCGAAGAACAACGCACCATGGTGGAAATTTTGGACCAGGTCACATGCCACAGTTGAGACACCTGTCAGTACAAGAAAATTCGAAGACGACGATTTAGAGTTCAATGAATACCAATTTATCAAGGCAGGTGTTCCACTTGGTGTCCAGGCCAAGGTTACATTTAAAAATAACCATCTGCAATATTTAGTTACTTGGTATGGGTTGTCATTACTATCGTCAATCTTCCTTATTGCAGCGCTAAGGAAATCTGGTGGTAGTGCTTTATCACAAGCTCAAATAATGGCGGATAAGTTAAAACACTCTAAGAAGTTCTCTTAATAGTACACTCTAGCTTGTAAATAGTATATACTGCTAAGTACTGCACGTTTTATGTTATTATCAGTAGATACGGAATTTTGATTGTATTATCCCACCCAAAAAACCCATTTCCTTAATGACCATTATAAAAGCAGGTACGTGGAAATATATCAATTATAATTGATAGATGTCTAAAGAAGGGCTACGCGAGAGCAAAGCGGCTACAGAGTATCGGCTATCAATATCGAGTAATCCTGGTTCGAGAAGATCGTCTATTGGGGAAGTAAATGACCATCCTCGAAGCGGATCTGTAGAGAACAATAATGACGAGTTAAGAGGTGCTACGGTTATAGATACCTATGTTCTTCCTCAAATACAGGAGCTCACCGACTCTATGATAACCCTGGATGCCAATTTTACCCACATGAACTTTATACATGAGTCTTTAGTAGACTTTAACGAATCGATGAGCGCGCTACTATACGGTTTGATGTGCAATTCCTGGTGTGTGGACTTCCCCAACCTTCCGCACGATACTGCACACGAGCTCTCTATTCGCAAGGAACTACAAAGTTTAGAAAAAGAGAGACAGCTGCTACTGGCGCAATTGCGTGGAACTACTAGTCGGTCGCTTGCTGTTATAAGTGAGACAGAACCAACTCTCCAGAAGGAAAATACTCAGCTGGTAAAGAAGTCCACTGCTATCCCACAGTATAACACAATATCAATTCGCAGTATGGTGGCCGACGCTGAAGACGATGAGGATAACACTGCAGCTTCCTTCGTCTCCAACCCAACCCTAGCAGTTGCCCCTCCTGTTATTCCAGTACAACAAGATGTAGTACGAAGCAAACGAAGGTACTCAATACTTAATCAGATACGCAATAATGAATCTACATCTCAGCaaaattcaaaaacttCTAACCGCCTATCATCGCTTGCAATGCCTAGCATTACAGTTGAAAAGCGAAAATCACTAGCTGTAAGCGCAAGCAGAATTGCAAATAAAAAGCAAGCTCTTGTGCGTCCAGCCAGTAACGGAAAAACGTCGTCAGTGAGCAAGCGAGTTCACAATAA
Coding sequences:
- the SHY1 gene encoding cytochrome oxidase assembly protein SHY1 (Syntenic homolog of Ashbya gossypii AAR028W; Syntenic homolog of Saccharomyces cerevisiae YGR112W (SHY1)) yields the protein MFGLAKHPIRLASNAHLVNFNVCKNLVGARGGTVRTVKTSTVDWKPIRTTRTPKDKEKENYKWTRRTFLGLMIAMPVVSFYLGSWQLRRLKWKTELIATCEDRLAAEPIPMPKHFSPEMCELLEYAKVKVKGKFLHDEEIFVGPKLRNGTKGYTLFTPFIRKDTGEKILIERGWISEENVLPTNRKLRHLSLPEGENVELTCVIRVPKARGTFQWDKKDSESRVWQIPDMPDIFASTGTLPVHLQALYDLHDHRWDETKSTVTDPKNNAPWWKFWTRSHATVETPVSTRKFEDDDLEFNEYQFIKAGVPLGVQAKVTFKNNHLQYLVTWYGLSLLSSIFLIAALRKSGGSALSQAQIMADKLKHSKKFS
- the AFG3 gene encoding AAA family ATPase AFG3 (Syntenic homolog of Ashbya gossypii AAR025C; Syntenic homolog of Saccharomyces cerevisiae YER017C (AFG3)) — encoded protein: MIRILGSGRIGLRPLLRSWKQEFTFGGIQPLRQGSFQQRALLHWSAPRRAEDGKDDKGEAKDNNQKDNRKDGQKDGGEYQNFSDYFKSPQFARSLYLTVGLTFFTHMLGTLWQGNEEQEVMTLQEFKTQYLEKGLVKQLFVVNKQMVQAELLPQANVRNDWSRGMDFANRSPTVAFTIGSVDVFEQELERTQDRLGIPPEERLPVTYVDQVSPLQYLYPFGPTLIILGALMYMTKRARKAGGPGGMGPNSSGIFNVGKSRAKLFNKETDVKVKFKDVAGCDEAKVEVMEFVDFLKNPEKFKALGARIPRGAILSGPPGTGKTLLAKATAGEANVPFLSVSGSEFVEMFVGVGASRVRDLFNSARSFAPAIIFVDEIDAIGKSRGKGGAMGTSNDERESTLNQLLVEMDGFTSSDQIIVLAGTNRPDVLDSALLRPGRFDRHIQLDAPDVEGRKAIYKVHLAKLNLEPSLRDAKKLDVFAGKLAALTPGFSGADIANACNESALIAARHSDSYVEFHHFEKAIERSIAGLERKSKVLSPEEKKTVAYHEAGHAICGWFLEFADPLLKVSIIPRGSSALGYAQYLPPDQYLISSEQLRHKMIMALGGRVSEELHFPYVTSGAQDDFKKVTAMAQTMVTSLGMSKDIGYISYEQSDTSVQFNKPFSEKTARRIDLEVKRLVDEAHAVCKELLTNNLDKVDKLAKRLLEKEVLTRNDIVELLGPRPFPEKSDTFEKYLDRKN
- the DAM1 gene encoding Dam1p (Syntenic homolog of Ashbya gossypii AAR029W; Syntenic homolog of Saccharomyces cerevisiae YGR113W (DAM1)), which produces MSKEGLRESKAATEYRLSISSNPGSRRSSIGEVNDHPRSGSVENNNDELRGATVIDTYVLPQIQELTDSMITLDANFTHMNFIHESLVDFNESMSALLYGLMCNSWCVDFPNLPHDTAHELSIRKELQSLEKERQLLLAQLRGTTSRSLAVISETEPTLQKENTQLVKKSTAIPQYNTISIRSMVADAEDDEDNTAASFVSNPTLAVAPPVIPVQQDVVRSKRRYSILNQIRNNESTSQQNSKTSNRLSSLAMPSITVEKRKSLAVSASRIANKKQALVRPASNGKTSSVSKRVHNNSTGKSISRSDPPMAPPFTTQGRRPPFR
- the MRPS5 gene encoding mitochondrial 37S ribosomal protein uS5m (Syntenic homolog of Ashbya gossypii AAR027W; Syntenic homolog of Saccharomyces cerevisiae YBR251W (MRPS5)) — encoded protein: MTVFKRWLSSTVRTLNAKPPGSLQKAARMEILAKYYPKDLLKSIELGESAIPEDTKFEPSKGVKFAPPYLDNFAELHPYWDYKPGLPNIHTHGPPEYFNLDEQQQPLPTELDVPRGAFLSTEGLSQTTLIAKGIQRQTGLNADFIAKNLVMRPLVMKRVSNQTAKGKIPSYYALVVVGNRDGMVGLGEGKSREDMSEAIKKAHWDAVRNLVHIPRYENRTIYGDIDYRFHGVKLFMRSAKPGSGLRVNHIIFEICECAGIKDLSAKVYKSRNRMNVAKGTLEALANSQKTLDEIALGRGKKLVDVRKVYYSTE
- a CDS encoding HMG-box domain-containing protein (Syntenic homolog of Ashbya gossypii AAR026W; Syntenic homolog of Ashbya gossypii NOHBY107; No homolog in Saccharomyces cerevisiae; Syntenic homolog of Kluyveromyces lactis KLLA0B11495g), which produces MDSNFRLPSISHILTQIPAAGNSAGTQQQQLLQQQQPQQDQQRLLRHPGIIPIPQCIPVQHLPAQRTALQYTFKPSLHLQKDHTSSPIMHTKVLPMSPSSPLTPPPTAAAANGGSFISSDAGGVSSAKVKNASLPAATDVNAGHDHHSNRASSCKCNQDHKHQRKVHKQSHIPRPRNAFILFRQHWHQQLFPQERIKQSERGNGSFKTNSQVSVDIGQRWRSLSAEDRQHWLDLAKKEKEEHMKKYPNYKYVPNRREKKGTSSNAATTDNIYDDVKSSCGTCHHKEDDC